CCAGGGCTGGGGACTTGCTCGAGCACTCGTTTAATGATTTGTTGTTGTTCGGCACCAATGCTGGCTCCAGGACTTTGCGACAATATATTCACAATAATCTGGCGCGTGACTTGCTGGGCGGCCAAGTCTTGCAAAATGTGATTTTCGGGCTTGGCCATGACCTCAATGGTGTCTTTGGAATAATCCGTCCAGGCACCCGATGGCTTCTTGGAAACGAACTTTAGCAACTCGGCTGCATCAACATTGCCTTTGATATCGGTGTAGGCCAGATGCGGATTGGATTTGCGTACGCCCTCCTTCATGCGCTGCCACATCTGGTTGGCAATCAAATCGCCAGCCTGAGTTGGTTTGGTGTAGTTAACTAATTGGGCTCGATCATCATCGCTCAACACTTCCCAGTCGGAGCGCAACAACCCAGCAGCCGCTTTGGCCGCAGAGCTATGAGCGTAGAGCTTGCCCTGATCGCGACCGCGATCAAGACGATCCAAAGCTTCTTCTTGGATCCGAGCTTCGGTCAGATTCCCTAATCTCTTGGCGGCATCAATCTTGCCCTGGGTTTCACTGCGTTCTTTGGCATACCACGACTCACCCAAGCTCAGGTACGACACACCCTCGTAACCCAGGTTTTCCTCCTCCAGCCGCTTCTTCCAATCATTGGTTTCCTTGTTGAAGTTGACCATGGATCGAACGTTAGCAGCATTATTTGGTACGGTATATATGCCTCGGGCAATCTGGGCGCTGGCGCGATTGCCCGTCACTAGACCAAAGCCTTTAACTTTTTGTCCGGCCGCTAGCTCGGTCCGGCGCTGCTGGACGCGCGTCTTCATCCGCTCATAGCTGGCTGAGGATTGATGGCGAGTTTGCAGACCCTTACCGGCATTAGTAATCATCGTACTAATACTGACTAGCGCCATGCCGGCGAATTTAAAAGTGAAAGGGATTAGGAACAACGGCACCAAGCCGGCCACTACGCTAATGAGCGAAATCAAGCTGGAGTTAATCGTCCCAGCACCACCAGTAGTGCTAGCCGCAGCTGAACTAAACAGCTTGCCACTGGCAAACAGCAACACAATCATTGGGTACATCATTAGCAAACGCAGCAACATGGTCCGCCAAACTTTAAAGAGATGCTCGGTGTTCGGCAAAATCCAAGCCACAAAGGCCAGCGGGCTCAAAATTAGCAACAGGGTTACTAATATCTGCCTAGCCACAAGAGTTAGGAAAACCGAAATAATAGCGAAGAAAGCGGCCACCAAAATTACTAGAATCTGAAGAGTAATGATGCCACTGGCAAGCGCGACTATGCCAGCGATACCAGCCGCTATGCCGCCAATACCGACGGCGTTAGTGATTAGTACTGACGATTGATTCCTGAGCGGCGAAAGCACGAGTGCCTGGAGGCCGGCGCCAATGATATTAGTAATATCAACCGCCATAGCCACCAATAAATACGAAAACTGCACCAGAATTGCTGCCATGACTAGTCGCGGCAAGGCTTTTTTGAGTGAGTAACTATCGATGTTAATGGATAGAGTGGTGGCAAAAATAATCACCAAAAAAGCAATGATGAAGCCAATATTGGCTAGGTTTCGAAACTGCTGCCAAATCGCATAAGTCGGAGAATTGTGCTGGACTACAATTGGGTTAAGGCGAAGAAATGGAATAATAAAGTCTTGCTCGATCTTATTGATGGAATCAAGAATAAAGTTATAAGCCGGGCATACTACATAGCTTAAAACACCACCCTTACAGCTCGTTGACGAGTTATCGCTGGACGAAGCGTTTTTGGCCGCGGCTGCGTCTTTGTAAACACTTACGGTCAGATCTGCGCTAGTGGTGCAGGTGGTTTCCAAGGTGGCGGCGGCCGGCTGGTCGCTAGCAGCCTGGGCATCAGAGCTGGCTAACTTTAGGGTGGCGCTGGCCTGCCCATTATCCGTCTGACAGTCGGTGATGTTGCTGGCGGTATAGGCTGATTGCTGTTTGGAGCTTTGGTGAAAGGTAACTGAGTTGGAGCCGTAAACTCCAGCGGTTGCTATAACGGCTTGGTGATTGGAATCCTGCCAGGAATAAACCTCGCCTTGGGCCAGGGCTAGGGCTGGTGATGCCAGGACAAAGATGGTACTGGCTAGTACCGCCAACTTCTTTAATTTGGTCGCTGTCTGCTTCATAATATGTCCACTAAACGAACTTGTTAGCATACCCGAAAATGTCACTTCTGTAAAGCTGAATTGACAAAACCACTTAAGCTTATACTTTGACACGACGCGTCATTAGGTCATCCCCGACCGGAAATCCTCTATGGATGCTCCGGATCGGGGATCGTAAGTCGTGGAGATTCCCAATCGGTAGCGTCTCCGGAATTTTGTCGGAGACTTTCCGTTGAGAATGACAACTAGGCAAACGGACGCGCTTTGACACGACGCTTACGCTTCAGATAGAATCGAGGCAGCATGAATAAGCTCCTATTCAAGATGGTGCCGGCCGTGGCCTTAGTTGCGGCGATTGGCTTACTGATCGGGTTGGCTCCAAAAACGGCTGCTGCCACCAACCCTAACGACACTTATACTTACGGTAACCCCGGTACCGACTGTGGCAACGATCTGGTCGTGGTTACTACCAGTGGACGTCAAACGGCTTCGCCGCTGCAGGCTTGCTTGGCGCTGCCGCAGGAGGCTAAATGGGCGGTCTCATTCCCGGCACCAGCCAATGGTCCCTGCCCAGACAAAACCATTTCTAGCTTTCCGTCTGGATTAGGTAAGACTCACGGAGTCTTAGTAAACAACCCCTTTGGCGGGCAGGCCTGTATTTATTCGGTCGCC
Above is a genomic segment from Candidatus Saccharimonadales bacterium containing:
- a CDS encoding pilin, giving the protein MNKLLFKMVPAVALVAAIGLLIGLAPKTAAATNPNDTYTYGNPGTDCGNDLVVVTTSGRQTASPLQACLALPQEAKWAVSFPAPANGPCPDKTISSFPSGLGKTHGVLVNNPFGGQACIYSVAIVPGRPTINNASGSAASSTSNGCPDTATPGLKLDCTNKNPIYSLLQFIINWAVRLLAVLAVFAIVISGIQYIVSQGNPDGIKSAKTHLVNAIIGLVLLSLMFVILHLLGVT